The genomic interval attaatatgtatatgtataagaGAAGTACTCTGTTtataagaaatcaaatgaaaattaatagtaggatatattataaatttagaagtagaaaataatagATGTTACCAAACTTAggtgctcattttttaaatttttatttagttgtagatggacacaatatctttattttatttatttatttttatgtggtgctgaggattcaactcagtgcctcacacaagctaggcaaacaATCTATCACTGAGGTACAACTCCCacccattttgtttcatttttttaaataaaatatactcatggtctagggtgtagctcagtggtggaatgcttgcctcacatgtgtgaggcactgggttcaatactcagcaccacataaagataaataaataaaatgaaggtactgtgtccatcaataattaaaagaatatatttaaaaaataaataaaatatactcatGACCTGAGTCTTCCAGTCCTCCTTTAACTAGAGAGGAGAAACTGACCTTTCAAattctaaagctaaaaaataaagcTTAAGCATCACTATGAGTTGAGAAACTAGCCCAATATGTATGTGGAGGAGAATTTGAGTTATATAGGGGTATGCTTTTGTCAAAATTCATCCAATGTTACACTTAAGGCTTGTATATTTCATTACATGTAAAttctatctaaaaaaaattaaacaaatattgaCTCCAATTAGTAATATACATGCTAGAGAACGTAGAGGTGAAGTTACTGATGTTTGCAACTTCCTTTGAAATGTATCAAAATATAGATTAAAGTACAGATAGAGGAATTTAGATATGTGATAAAAAAGCAAATACTGCAAAATGTTAATCATAGAATATAAATGGTTGATAAATggatatttacatttttcaacttttctgGATATTTGGAaacattcataataaaatgttgattaaaaaaaGCCAATTGAGAGCTTTAAGTTTGTTGATGTTATaagaaaaagaacttttataTAACATTATAGGCAAAATATATATTTGCTATGAGCTCTGTACTATCTAGGTGAGCTTGGGGCTGAGGGAGAATAACTTGGCAATTTTATAGAGAGACAGTGGGAAAAGTGACTGGAACCACCATGATTAAGACATAGCCTCAGTCTTGGTCAAAATCTCAAGAGTAACCTAGACCAAAGTGGGTGTTCTTAGGAAATTTCTGTGAGAAGAAATCTAGTTCTAAAATAGAGTTCTGGTCaaatttgaataataattttgGATGCCTAAGACCAAAGGTGATCCTAGATTCTTACCAACAGATGGCTTCAACATTGCTGGTTTGTTAATAGCAAAAAGAATTCATTCAGACTTTAATTTAGGGATAAACTGTTAAGAAACGTAAGTCACCTTAAACATTGAAGCTATGAAAGGTTGAAATGACCTTCAAGAAATAAAGCAAGACCCCATTAATTAATAATATGAAGCTGTACTTCTTGCCGAATTCATATAGATTATACCTAGACTCTTGGACATTTTGATAagctttcctttttcatcttaaaaatacTATCATTTCTCTTAGGtttatataatcttttaaaatgccaagtgtgaggctggggttgtggctcagtggcagagtacttgcctagcatgtgtgaggcactggattcaattctcagtactacatataaacaaataaataaatgtctgtcgacaactaaaaaatactgaaaaaaaaatgccaagcaTGCAATACCACATTCATGTGGAGAAGATGGCTTAATAGTAGGAAATTAGTAAGAAAAGGGTTCAGTATCAgcaaaaaagtgatttttctctGGTAAAACAaggaaattttttattctaataaacTAAAAGTTAGACCAGCCATTTAGTTACCTATAGAAACAAACTTGACCTGTTACTGGATATTACTGTTCAACATCTCCTGTTCCCCCATATATCCCTTCTCTCCCCACAAGTCTTTTGGAGGAAATGACCTCAGTATTCAGATACAGAAAGAAATGTTATTATACAAGCTGAGAATCAGTAATTTAAGCCTTTTTACCTGATCTATTTGAGGAGAGGTAAGATTATTCAAAGACAAagacaaaccagaaaaaaattatgtagtaagtgagagagggagagaatgtaCTTAAAGCTGGCTTGGCTGCCATGCCAGTGCTGATAGCTCAACACTGAAAGCTAAGCCTAGAGAAATAGTGGAGAAGAGAATATCATATGATAGTAGGCTTGACCCCTAGGTTAGAGCTGCTGTGCTTCTGCATTTGGTGAAGAAGAGATTAAAGCAGGTTTTGTTATGCTAAACTGACTCTTGCATATTTCTCTTCCCTCAGTTCTACCAGCTTCTCAATATCCTGTCTTCACTAAAGATGGAAGTCAAGAAAACCTACTAGAAACAGATGCCACACTGATGAGCTGGTCCCAAGTGAGCTGAGGCACCTTTCATCCTTCCTGAAACTATTTCAATACCTCCTAAATATggccttattttctttcttttttttttttaaagagaaagagagataattttttaatatttatttttttggtttttggtggacacaacatctttgtttgtatgtggtgctgaggatcgaacctgggccacacgcatgccaggcaagcgtgctaccgcttgagccacacccccagcccctggtctTATTTTCACTATATTATATGGTTACACAAATCTCAAACCAAGATGCTCCCTCTCATAAGGAACATTTTGTTGGAGAACAAACCACTTGTAGATTGTTTcctcttttgttatttttcagttattaaaaGCCTGTGTTCCCTTTCACTTCATTTCTAAATATCGACCAAAGAGTAACAGTCTTTCACTTCTATAAACCTTCTCCCTATAAATTCCTTtcttctgtctctgtttcctgagGAAACTGTGGGGTTTTCTCCTGGACAACAGGAACTTATTGTTTCAGGCATCGCTAACATTTGAGGATATAGCTGTGAACTTCACTAGTAAGGAGTGGCAGAGTCTGACCTATTTTCAAAGGCATCTCTACAAAGATGTGATGTTGGAAAATTATGGAAACATGGTATCCCTTGGTAAGAACCTTTTCTGCACTTGGCTTAGTGCTTTCtccatccttaaaaaaaaaaaatgctcattttgTTGTGTGTAGGCTCGCATATTGAAAGTTAGAGTCCTCTTTCTTAACCATCAGGATCTtgcctaaaaataaaagttttggtTTACCTTTGTTGTACAACAGGTAACCTTTTAggcatttttgttattgttttctaattCTTTGGAATGGTACTCTGTCTGGGTGAAAGGGAGATACCTAGCTTCTCTTTTCCTCAGGTTCTTGCTTCTTCAGCTCCCTAGTTTTTCCATTAAATGGCATGTGTTCAGCTCCTAGTTGTGAACTGCCTTCTAGGGGCCTAAAATAGTAGCCTTCTAAGACTTTTCTAAGACAGTTTCCAAACAAATCCTTGTACCTGTTTCCAGAATGCTAAAGAAACCCTTTTCTCTACCTAAGTAGGTATTTCTTTCCTGTCTCCTTACACAAACAGAGGGATTAGGGCCAAGTGTAAGAACAGCTCCTTGTTGTTCTACACAGTCTCATTCCTTCTCTGCAACCAGGATTTTCATTTCCTAAACCTCCTTTGATCTCCCATCTGGAGCGAGAAGCAGAGCCATGTGTTCAGGATCTACAGTATGGGAGGTTCCTGAGCTGCTCCTTCCCAGGTGAGTGATGATGAAGCTTTTAGTTCCGTATCGTCTTCCATGTACAAAATGATTATAGCTTGTTCTTAGTGGTAGTTCATCCATCCTGAAGGTCCCAGAAATGAAATCCATTTACaactcaagaaaaagaaaacaacagcaacaaacatGGGTAGTATTCTTTCATTATCTAATTGGTCCCCTCCAATCTATCTAATAACCTTTTGCAGTTTAGCCCTTTTAAAAAGCTCAGAAAATTGCTTTCCTCTTTGTACATGAGTTATTGCAGGGCTCAGAGAGcaataagttgaaggaggagagaGGTAGTTGAGGCAGAGGGAATAACATGTGAGAAAGTATTgtggaataaaacaaataaacttgGACTAGTAGAGTATGACCAGAGCAAAGAACTTAGGGTAATTTGTAGAGAAAGTTCAGGAGCAGTAGAAAAAAGCAAGATCATGGTTTGAAGGATTTTCTATGAGTGTTTGATAAGCTACATGCCTTGAACTTTGTAACTAACATTGGTTAAGTACATCAGTGTGGCAAGTGTTTTATATACATTAACTCATGTAATTATGGACAGatgatcccattttacagataaagttATTGACTCAAGAGAATTGAAGTTATCCTTCCAAGTTCACACATTTATTAGGTATCAGAACTAGAATCTGAGCCCAGCTAGGGCTCTTGTCTGTATgctttaattcctttctttctgGGTGACTCTGGAGTACCATTTGAAGTATTTTAAGTTGAGTGACATTATTAGAAAAAATGGTTTAGAAGGAGTGTGGAGTATATGTTAAATGGAAACCAGACTAAAGGACATTTGAGGGGTATTACAGATAGCTAGTGAGAATGCACaggtggaaatggagaagggagATTGATTTTGGATTGTTTGGTTGCCAAGAATAAAAATTTACTCTAAGCAAAAGAACATAAACTCTTTATTCAGGGTATGCCATAGCACCTAAATCAGGCCTATCTCTCCAActgtttctcttcattcttttctgcCAAATTGATCTTTTTTGCCCCTCAGAGCAAATGGCAGAACATTCCCTCCCCTGTGTCACATACTTTCCTGCCACCACTTCTCTCAGAGCCTGATCTTACCTGCACTCAGATCACAATTCCAAAGGCTAAGATGAGAGAATCTAGCTTGGTTTGGATCAAAGTGTTATCCCGCTCTAATCCTTCCCACCCAAATGGACAGTCACACAGCAGAAATATGGCCATCCAGAACCCACTCTTAGAATCAAAGCAGATACTTCTTTTAAAGGGGACTGCATCGGGATTTCAGCACCCCTTTAGCACATCACCTCAAAATTAGAATTTGTAAAATGTTAGCTGAGTAAATatgaggggagggagaaggaaataaagatgattttcagttttctggcTTGTGTATGAAGTGTGGCTAGGTGTATGAAGTTGCTGCTCACTAAACTAGGAGACTGTAGAAAACGAGTATTTTTGTAAAGATTTTACATAAAGTTTGCCAAGTTTAAAATGTCTTCATACTTCTCAATGTTTCAGCCTACTCAGGTGAATGATAGAGAAGCTTTCAGTCTCTTCCCTTTAATGTGACAAAATGGTCATATAATGTCCTGACCTTTGACACAATGGTAGTAACTTCTCTAGCATGAAagttatttgctctttttttgtgtttatgaaaatttttaatttgtttttattttttatgtcatttacTCTTCAAACAGATTCACATTGCTTCACCTCTCctatcttattttcttattttctctcctctgacagtcttattttctcttttaagtacCAACAGGCAGGATATGGCCTGGGAGTGAGAAGGCACCTTCAGAACAAGAGGTATTTGAAAACAGAGAAGTCTTCTGGGTGAAATGTAAGAGtcttctaaatattgtttcccAGGATCCTGAGGTTAGAGAAGTTTGTATGCAGGATGTCAAACTAGAAAATCAATGGGAAACATTCGTAAGGGGAGAACTGAGAGAAGTGAGAGAAGGCTCTACAGAAGTGACCTTCAAAAAGGGAAAGAACCAGAAggtacttaaaaaaatctttaattcaAACTCAAAACATATTTCATATAATAGAGGGTTTACAAAGCAAAAACTTTATGAATATGCGAAATGTGACAAAAAATTCAGCTGGCATTCAGACCTAATTCTCCATGATCAAATTCATTCTGGTGAGAAATCCCATGTCTGTAAAGAGTGTGGGAAAGCTTTCAAGACCAGAAATCAATTTTCTGTACACCACATAATCCACACAGGGGAGAAACCTTTTAACTGTACACactgtgggaaagccttcaaCAGCAGATCAGCTCTTTGCAGACATAAAAAAGTCCATAGTGAAGAGAAGCCTTATGAGTGCCAGGACTGTGGGAAGGCCTTCAAGACCAGGACACGTCTCAGTGTGCATCAGATAGtccacactggggagaagccttacaaatgtaatgACTGTGGAAAGGACTTCCAGTTTAAGCATTCCCTTGTTGTCCATGGCAGAATCCATACTGGGGAGAAACCATATGAATGTGAGGAATGTGGGAAGGCTTTCAGGGGGAGTTCAGATCTCACCAAACACAAAAGAGTCCACACTGGGGAGCGACCTTATGAGTGCAACAAGTGTGAGAGGGCCTTCAGTCAAAGCTCAGACCTAAGCAAACACAGAAGAGTCCACACTCAGGAGAAACATTTTGGGTGCcctcagtgtggaaaagcctttagtATCAAGGCAGATTTCAGGAAGCATAGAAGAATCCACAATGAGGAGAAACCTTACAAGTGTGAgaagtgtggaaaagccttccgTCATAACTGTAAGCGCAGGGCTCATGAACTAGAACACACAGGGAAGAAGCCCTATCCATGTGGAGATTGTGGGAAAACTTTCCAGGATAGGCACTGCCTTACCATCCATCaaagaatccacactggagagaaaccttataaaTGTTtggaatgtggcaaagctttcagtggGAAGTCCAACTTGACCAATCATcaaagaattcacactggagagagacCCTACACATGTGAGATTTGTGGAAAGGCCTTTCATCATAATTCAGTACTGAAGCAACACAAAAGAATCCACACTGGTGAAAAGCCATATACGTGCTATGAGTGTGGCACATCTTTCCGTCAGTACTCAGCTTTAACTGGACATAAGCgacttcatactggagagaaaccttatgaatgtgaggagtgtggcaaagctttcagggTGAGCTCCAATCTTACTGgacataagaaaagaaaacatttgagtaTGGAGAAGCCATGAGCTTGATGAGAATGGGAAATCCCTCTCTCCAGTAAACATTTCCCAGACCTTCTCAGTAATCAGTATTTTGACCATTCATGCCAGATTATAATGATTCTGTTGTTCACAACTTTCCATTTCCTTACCAACTCTTAGACTGGTCCTTCTTGTTCTCCTACATAGGGTTTTCCTGACTGCTAATTGTGAGACACGCCCACCCCCCCCAAGAGGCTTTATCCTTTCTTTATCTTACGTATTCactaaatttataaaagaaagagatgaaCAATGGGTTACCCAGCATTTCTCAAAATTTCTTGAAAGTGTTTTATAAGTTAGTGTTcttaaaaacaattatatatatatatatttgtttgtttttcagtgagCACAGTCACTTTCAAGGGtttatcaaactttttttttttttgggggggggggataggGATAtaggggtttgaacccaggggcacttaaccactgagccacatcccaaaccctaTATAGAGAGAGACAGGTTCTAGCTGAGTTGCTtccagtcttgctaagttgctgaggctgcctttgaactcacaatcctcagcctcctgagccacttgaattacagccatgcaccaccatgcctggctctcactGTCAAACACTTCTagataacaataaataatttgtttaatcCATACAATGTTCCTATAAAAAGAAGAATTTGAGGTATAGAAAGATTAAGAAACTTGCTTAAAGCCAGTCAAGGTGGCacaacgcctgtaatcccagctacttgagaggctgaagcaggaggatcccaaattcaaggacAGTCTGGGCAATTAAGTGAGACTcatctaaaagtaaaaaaaaagccagagatAGCTCAGGGGTAGGGCACTTGattggcatgtgcaaggccctaggttcaaccccagtaccaaaagaaatgaacttgTCCAGGATCATATGACTAATAAATTCTGCACAAATTATCTCCCAAGTGTTTAGACTTACCTAGGCAATTCCCATATGCATACACCAAATCTTTTGGCATGAAGTTTTACCTCAGTTCaacacaaaacatttttaattgataagCATTGATTATTTTTTGCCAAGGTATTAAACTTAAAACTGGTACTTCTCTGTATtgtatatcaggattcctaagcTTCAGAGTGAAAATGGAAGTGAGAAAATGGGTAGATTTAGGAATTACAGGTAAGTCAGCAATACAGTGTTAAGTAGCAATTTACTTAGGAAAGAGTGTGAAGTCTtataaatacaacaaaatttttctaactttatttcttaaatattactATGTTCATTTGCATAGCATATGAAACactcttataaatatatttttatatatatttcaagattcTCTGTGTTCatatccttccctttctcttctaaATATTATCACTTTATGTGTCCTTTGTTGCAGATAGAATGAAATACCAAGACAtaataaagctattaaaatagaagttaaaaattaattgtttgtttttattaacatCATTGAGAACTTAGCCTAAGTTCTCTCACTGGTAAAGAGATGAACACTGTCAGCGGCAGCGTGCTTAGTTAGTGTGTTCCaggcctgggtttcatcctcCG from Ictidomys tridecemlineatus isolate mIctTri1 chromosome 8, mIctTri1.hap1, whole genome shotgun sequence carries:
- the Znf311 gene encoding LOW QUALITY PROTEIN: zinc finger protein 311 (The sequence of the model RefSeq protein was modified relative to this genomic sequence to represent the inferred CDS: deleted 1 base in 1 codon), whose protein sequence is MQQVVLSDESPGSPCQLLCIPSNTQLLQKKVLPASQYPVFTKDGSQENLLETDATLMSWSQASLTFEDIAVNFTSKEWQSLTYFQRHLYKDVMLENYGNMVSLGFSFPKPPLISHLEREAEPCVQDLQYGRFLSCSFPVPTGRIWPGSEKAPSEQEVFENREVFWVKCKSLLNIVSQDPEVREVCMQDVKLENQWETFVRGELREVREGSTEVTFKKGKNQKVLKKIFNSNSKHISYNRGFTKQKLYEYAKCDKKFSWHSDLILHDQIHSGEKSHVCKECGKAFKTRNQFSVHHIIHTGEKPFNCTHCGKAFNSRSALCRHKKVHSEEKPYECQDCGKAFKTRTRLSVHQIVHTGEKPYKCNDCGKDFQFKHSLVVHGRIHTGEKPYECEECGKAFRGSSDLTKHKRVHTGERPYECNKCERAFSQSSDLSKHRRVHTQEKHFGCPQCGKAFSIKADFRKHRRIHNEEKPYKCEKCGKAFRHNCKRRAHELEHTGKKPYPCGDCGKTFQDRHCLTIHQRIHTGEKPYKCLECGKAFSGKSNLTNHQRIHTGERPYTCEICGKAFHHNSVLKQHKRIHTGEKPYTCYECGTSFRQYSALTGHKRLHTGEKPYECEECGKAFRVSSNLTGHKKRKHLVWRSHELDENGKSLSPVNISQTFSVISILTIHARL